Proteins encoded in a region of the Diabrotica virgifera virgifera chromosome 4, PGI_DIABVI_V3a genome:
- the LOC126883759 gene encoding uncharacterized protein LOC126883759, producing the protein MSKRQYIRRGVQQQEPQPHIFDLYQKPLFDNTIRKEEFRTYTPYIKSFNNSDVVEFIINQSDAFFGIHETLLEIKGSIEKVGDGVVSLAPNAGAFLFDTCTYIQSSHDMEIVRDPGVVSTIRSLLCYTPEDSKFLSTAGWNYPNNPHISGDNFSLLIPIKHIFNIFNDYNKLTYGRQVFRFVRARNDRDCILVKEPNATTTITVSLTVSSMELKVKHVFPNDDMKIELMTPIKNNVPITIPFRKWELNELPSLTSGSRREIWSVKTTSSVERPRYVIVAFQTSKRDDIHADPTLFDHIRMSSVRLVINGEYWPNERMQLDFAKNDYAIAHYNYTEFFPSYTLSSTKHPILDYAAFKKYALFVFDCSKQDDTSFRSGTVDVKLEIEADEGFPAGTRAYCLIVHDSLLEYFPLTEVIKNII; encoded by the coding sequence ATGTCAAAACGTCAATACATTCGACGGGGGGTTCAACAGCAGGAGCCTCAACCTCATATTTTCGATCTTTACCAAAAACCTCTGTTCGATAATACTATTAGAAAAGAAGAATTTCGGACATATACACCATACATCAAATCATTTAATAATAGTGACGTTGTCGAATTTATCATAAATCAATCAGATGCATTTTTTGGGATACACGAAACGCTGTTGGAAATTAAAGGAAGTATAGAGAAAGTAGGTGATGGAGTGGTTTCTCTTGCACCGAATGCTGGAGCTTTCTTGTTTGATACATGTACGTATATCCAAAGTTCACATGATATGGAAATAGTTAGAGACCCAGGTGTAGTTAGCACTATTCGcagtttgttatgttatactcCTGAAGATTCCAAGTTTCTCAGTACTGCAGGATGGAACTATCCGAATAATCCACATATATCGGGAGACAACTTTAGTCTACTGATTCCGATAAAACATATATTCAACATTTTCAACGACTACAATAAATTAACCTATGGCCGTCAAGTGTTTCGATTTGTTCGAGCACGCAATGATAGAGACTGTATTCTAGTGAAAGAACCTAATGCTACAACAACAATAACAGTATCTTTAACTGTTTCCAGCATGGAACTCAAGGTCAAGCATGTCTTTCCCAATGATGATATGAAAATTGAATTAATGACTCCGATTAAGAATAATGTGCCGATAACTATACCTTTCCGTAAATGGGAGCTCAATGAACTACCTTCACTTACGTCAGGATCTCGACGCGAGATATGGAGTGTAAAGACAACTTCATCTGTTGAACGTCCACGCTATGTCATTGTGGCTTTTCAAACTTCTAAACGAGATGACATACACGCTGATCCAACGTTATTTGATCACATTAGAATGTCCAGCGTGCGATTAGTTATTAATGGAGAATACTGGCCTAACGAGAGAATGCAATTGGATTTTGCAAAAAATGACTATGCTATAGCTCACTATAACTATACGGAATTCTTTCCTAGTTATACTCTTTCCTCAACAAAACATCCCATCTTAGATTATGCTGCTTTCAAGAAATATGCCTTATTTGTTTTTGACTGTTCCAAGCAGGATGATACGTCATTCAGATCAGGAACCGTTGATGTTAAACTGGAAATCGAAGCAGATGAAGGTTTTCCGGCAGGCACTCGAGCCTACTGTTTAATTGTTCACGACAGCCTACTCGAATACTTTCCTCTAACAGAagttatcaaaaatattatttaa